The genomic interval CATAACCACTTGCCCTTTTCCGCTCACCTGACGAATATGGTTTACTAAACTCTCTAGATCGAACGGTTTTAATATAAAATAAGCCGCTCCTAAATCGACTGCTTTTTTTGTAACATCTTCTTGACCAAATGCAGTCAGCATGATGACATGGGGCATCGTTCCCCTTTGTTCGCGCAATTTTTCAAGCACACCTAACCCATCTAAATGAGGCATAATAATATCGAGAATCAAAATATCAGGATGAACGTTTTCTAGCATATTTAGACATTCCTGCCCATTATGTGCAACAGCCATGACTTCCATATCGTCCTGAGCTGATATATATTCTTCTAATAAAGCCACAAGCTCTCTATTATCGTCCACAACGCACACTTTAATTTTTTTCACGCTTGATTTCCTCCTCTACTATAAATTGGTCTTGTTTTTCTTTTCGACAATAGAAACAAAATACCTTTTATTTTTAGGAAAATAATGAAAAATAATATTTTTCTCCAGATTTCTACTAATTTTAACTTTTCTTACTAAACACATTTAAAAGTTGTCAAAAAAAGCTTTACTGCAATATATTTTATCATAAAATCTTGTCTATTTACTAAACCTTTTCTTCTTACTTAACAGCCTACCCTAAAAATAAGCAGTCTACAAAGGCAAAAAGTCTGTAATTTTTTTTGTCCAGGCGGAAAAATTTATACGCATGCGTTCTGTAACGCCGTTGATTAAACATACAAAAATAAAAGAAGGCGAACATTCGCCCCCCTTTAACTCGCCTTATTAACGACTGGTTTTTCATAAATATTAATGCCTGCTTCATTTAACATCCATTCGATATGAACACCGTATCCGCTTGTAGGATCATTAACGAATACATGGGTTACTGCACCAACTAATTTCCCATTTTGAATAATTGGACTTCCACTCATGCCTTGAACAATCCCACCTGTTTTCTTTAAAAGCTCCTTGTCAGTTACTTTTAATACCATTCCCTTAATAGCCGGGAATTTTTGTGGAATGGAACTAACTATTTCTACATTAAATTCCTCTACTTCTGATCCCTCGACAACCGTTAAAATTTTCGCTGGACCTTCCTTTACTTCATGAGAAAGGGTAATAGGCATCTCCTTATCCATAATTCCATTATCAATTTGTTGATTTAATTTTCCAAAAATACCGAATGGACTATTACGATTAATATTCCCTATTACTTCTCGATTCGATGAAAAACGAGCAAGTTTTTCTCCGGGATCACCGTTGCTCCCTTTTTCAATAGATGTAACAGTCGATTGAACAACTTGTCCATCTTTGACAACAATCGGCATTTTCGTATCCATATCAGAAATAACATGTCCGAGTGCTCCATATTTTTTAGAAGATGGATGATAAAAGGTCATCGTTCCAATTCCTGCTGCGGAGTCACGGATGTACAGACCTAGTTTATACGTTCCCTCGTTCTTATCTTTCAAAGGAAGTAAGGACGCTTTTAGTTTTTCTTGATTTCGTTGAATATCAAAATTCAACGGTTCACCTTTTTTTCCTGCTTCTTGAACAAAAGGAGTAACATCACCCATTTTTTTAATCGTTTGGCCATTAATTTTTGTGATAATGTCGCCAACTTGAATTTTAGCCGTTTCTCCAGGTGATTTTTTTCCTTCTGACGTAGCAACTAGATGATGACCAACAACGAGTACACCTAGTGTATTTAATTTTACACCAATAGATTGGCCCCCTGGGACTACTTTAAAATCTTCCAACACTTGAACATCTACTTTCTTAACCGGCAATCCGGCCACATCAAGAAGAAGTTCGTTTGTACCAGGCTTATCAGCATCTAACATGATAGCCGAGTCATCTTTATGAATCGTAACACTAGCTGTACTTGCATTTACATGTTTAGCTGAAACAGGTAAGGATGTAGAAATATTATAGTGACTTCCCTCAAATAACACAAGGTGATTGGGAATTAAAAATACTTCACGCAATGGCTGGTATAACCCTAATGTTAATAGCGAAATCAGGAGAATTCCACCGATGACTTTGTTTAACATTGCAAACTTCATTTATACACTCTCCTCGCTATTTACACGCTTATGGCTACATCTTTAATTTAGCCTTCCTTACAATCATTTATAACCTCACAACGAAATAAAAGCTATCCGAATATGGATAGCTTTTCAAGACATAGTTTTTTTAGGATGTGACTTTAATTTTATGAGCTTGTTGAATTAATTCATTAGCATGTTGCTTCGTTAAATCAGTAATTTCAACACCAGCTATCATCCGGCCGATTTCTTTTATTTTTTCTTCCTCAGCTAATGGTGTAACAGATGTATGTGTTCTTCCTTCTGTCACTTTTTTAGCAATAAACAAATGCGTATCAGCCATTGCAGCGACTTGAGGTAAATGAGAAATACAAAGCACTTGAGAACCTGTAGCTACTTTGTAAATTTTTTCTCCAATCGATTGAGCAACTCGCCCGCTTACTCCTGTATCGACTTCATCAAAAATAATCGATGTAATCCCTTGATGCTGCGAAAAAATACTTTTTAAAGCCAACATAATACGAGACATTTCACCGCCAGAGGCAATTTTCGATAACGGTTTTAGCGGTTCACCAGGATTCGTTGAAATATAAAACTCCATGACATCAAGTCCTGTTCGATTAATTTCTCTGTCGATTGTTTCATCAAATGTATGAGCCGTTTGATGAAAATGAGCTTCAAAAACAGTTTTTTCCATATATAACTCTTTCAGTTCTTGCTTAATTTTTTTCGTTAATTGCTCTGCATAGGTTTGACGAAGACTCGATAAATGTTTGGCCTCAATGAGTAAATCTGCTTTAATCGAATTTAATTCCTTTTCCAGCTTAGCAATATGCGTTTCCCGATTAAGCAACGTTTCAATTTCTTCTTCAATCTTTGCTCCATATTCGACAATTTCCTCAATCGTACGTCCGTATTTACGTTTCAATTGGTTAATTTCATTTAGGCGCCCTTCAATAAAATCAATCCGTTCCGTATCAAAATCAAGAGAATCCAGCTGATCACGAATCGTTGAAATGGCATCTTCTAATAAAAAGTAACTATTTGAAACAATATCTGAACTATTCTTTAAAGATTCATCAAGGTTAGCTGCTTCTTCTAAATGATGCATCGCAATCGACAGCCAATCTAACCCATGCTGTTCACCATTCAAAGCATTGTAGCTCGTTTGCAGAGCTTCATGAATTTTTTCATAGTTATTAATTTTTTTTCGTTCCTCAAGAAGCTGCTCGTCTTCGTGCAGCTTCAAATCAGCCTTTTGAATTTCATCAAATTGAAACTGAATTAAATCGAGTCGATGCACCATTTGCTGCTCGTCCTGGCTGAGACTTTTTAACTGCTTCTGAGCAGTGTTATAGCGCTTATATAGCTTTTCATATTCCAAAAGCGCTAACATAACCTCTTCCCCGCCAAATTGATCAAGTAAAGGTAAATGAAGACGTTCATCCATCAGCTCTTGATGTTCGTGCTGTCCATGAATATCGATAAGCGTTCGACCAATTTCACGTAACGTAGCGATGGTCACAAGCTTTCCGTTTACTCGACATACGCTTTTGCCACTCGTAGACATTTCTCGTCTTATAACAACCATGCCATCACTTATATCAATCCCAAATTCCGATGCTTTAACAAAAACAGGGTGCTGCGGCTCATCAATTTGAAATAGCCCTTCGATTTCAGCCTTCGTTTCCCCATGTCGAATAAACTCTGCTGACCCGCGTCCCCCTACTAATAAGTGAACAGCATCAATAATAATGGACTTTCCCGCTCCCGTTTCTCCAGTTAGCACCGTTAAACCTTTTTCTAAAGAAATCGCTAAACTATCTATAATGGCAAAATTTTTAATCGATAATTCTGATAACAAAATTCCTCACTCCAAACCGTCTAGAGCATATCTAAAAATTTTTGAGCAACCATCTCTGCTTCTTTATCCGAGCGACAAATAATTAAGCATGTATCATCGCCACCGATTGTTCCAAGAATCTCTTCCCAATTTAAATTATCAATGAGTGCACATATCGCCTGTGCATTTCCCGGAAGCATCTTCATAACAAGCAAGTTATTCGCTGCATCGATTTTAACAAAAGCATCTACTAACATTCGCTTAAGTTTTTGCTGAGGATTAAAACGCTGATCCGCAGGTAAACTATATTTATAACGTCCATCTGGTAAAGGAACTTTCACAAGATGCAACTCTTTAATATCTCGCGAAACCGTTGCTTGAGTTATATTATAGCCCGCGCTTTTCAACTGATCGACTAAATCATCCTGCGTCTCTATATCATTATTTGTAATAATATCTCGAATTTTTATATGCCTTTGCCCTTTATTCATGTACGTAAAAGCACCTCTCATTTTTCTAGGCTATATTCCATATTATTAGTCAAATCTTCTTCTAAAAACAGGAGCTTGTACAGCCTTCACTATTATTAATCGTAGCGTATTTTTATACAATTGTACATGTATTTCTGCCCTTCTGCCAGCCCTCTTACATCCAGCAGTTATATAAAATACATATGAAATGTCAATTTCAAACGAAATAAGACAAAATCAACAACGCTCTATAACATAACCGTGATAAAAAAAGCTCCTCTAGCCAAAATCTAAAGGAGCGACAAATTATTCTTTCTTAAACTGAGCATGAGCTTCATTCACAATCTCATCAACTGACTGACGAAGAAAATTCTCTCCCGTTTGTTTCGAGCCCTGCCAACTAAGGTGTAATAAAAATTCAATATTGCCATCTCCTCCAGTAATCGGAGAGAACGAAGCATTTTGGACATCGTACCCTTCTTTGACAGCAAACGTAATAATTTTATTCAACACTTCTTTGTGAACTTTAGGGTCGCGAACAATCCCTTTTTTCCCGACTTGGTCTTTCCCTGCTTCAAACTGGGGTTTGACGAGTGCAATCACATCACTGTTAGCTACAAGCAGCGTTTTAAGAACGGGTAAGATTAATGTAAGAGAAATAAATGAGACATCAATGCTCGCAAACTTTGGCATCTCTCCGTCCAAATCAGCAGGTGTTACATAACGAAAATTAGTCCTCTCCATCACTTTTACCCGCTCATCTTGACGAAGTTTCCAAGCTAATTGATTATAACCAACATCCACCGCATACGACATCACGGCCCCATTTTGCAACGCACAGTCCGTAAATCCACCTGTTGAAGAACCGATATCTAAAAGAATTTTGCCCTCAACAGTTACATCAAAGGTCTTCAGCGCCTTCTCGAGCTTTAATCCGCCTCTTGAGACATAAGGCATGACTTTTCCTTTAATGGAAAACTCTAAATCAACAGGCACCTTCTCACCTGGCTTTTCATATCGCTCTTCATTGGCGTATACAAGTCCGGCCATAATCATTCGTTTTGCTTTTTCACGTGTTTCAGCTAGTCCCTGTTGTACAAGGAGAACATCTAGCCTTTCTTTCATTACTTTCATCGCTTCATGCCCTTTTTTGTTTTTTCGGTGTCATTCGTTTGATTTTCTTAACAGCCGCTTCGGCTGTTAAATGGATTTCTTCCAACAGTTCATCGACACTGCCATGTTCGATAAAGTAATCTGGAATTCCCATACGGTCAATAATTGCACCGTAAAATCCTTGTTCTTGAGCGTGCTCCATCACCGCACTACCAAACCCGCCTTGAAGAACCGCTTCTTCAATCGTTAAAATAGGAAGTTTACTACCTAGTAATGCATTTAACATATTCTCATCCATCGGTTTAATAAAGCGAGCATTTACAACTTTAACAGAATAGCCTTCCTTCTCTAGCTGTGTGGCTGCCTTTATCGCTAGCGGAATTGTTGTACCAAAGGTTAAAATGACAGCATCCGAGCCTTCTTTAAGCACTTCCCAACTCCCAATTGGAATTTGCTTTAACTCTTTGTCCATTGGTACTCCAGAGCCGTTTCCTCGTGGGAAACGCATCGCAATCGGCCCATCATCATATTGAATCGCTGTATTCACCATATGCTGGCCTTCATTTTCGTCCTTTGGCATCATTAAAACGATATTCGGTACGTGACGAAGGAATGCAATATCAAAGACCCCTTGATGTGTTTCCCCATCTGATCCAACAAGACCCGCTCGATCAATCCCGATAAAGACATTTAAATTTTGACGACAAATATCATGCACAACTTGGTCATAAGCTCTTTGTAAAAACGTCGAATAAATGGCTAAAAACGGTTTCATTTTTTGCGTAGCAAGTCCTGCCGCAAACGTTGCAGCATGCTGTTCGGCAATGCCGACATCATAGAAACGTTCAGGGAATTCACTAGCAAAGCCCTCCAGCTTCGAACCAACAGGCATAGCTGGTGTAATTGCTACAATTCGCTCATCCTGACGCGCTAACTTACGAACAGTCTCACTTACAAGCGAACTCCATGCTGGACCGCTGCTATGTGACTTAACAAAATCACCCGTTTCAATCTTATAAGGACCCGTCCCATGCCAATTTCCAGTCGTATCCGTTTCAGCAGGTGTGTATCCTTTTCCTTTTTTCGTAATAACATGTAATAAAACGGGACCTTTTATTTTTTTCGCATAACGGAAGTTTTCAAACAAATCTTCGTAATTATGACCATCGACCGGCCCAAGATACGTAAATCCTAATTCTTCAAAAAACATTCCTGAAACGAGTGCATATTTCAAGCTATCTTTTAGACGCTCTGCTGTTGCTGCCAATTTACCGCCAACTGCTGGTATCTTTTTCAACAACCACTCTAATTCGTCTTTGGCACGATTATATTTGCCATCTGTACGAAGTCGACCAAGCACAGAATGAAGCGCACCAACATTTGGTGCAATGGACATTTCGTTATCATTCAAAATAACAATCATATCCTTCTTTTCATCCCCAATATGATTAAGTGCTTCTAGTGCCATTCCACCGGTTAAGGCACCATCTCCGATTACAGGTAGAATATAGCTTTGTTCTTGTTTAATATCCCGTGCAGCCGCCATTCCCATGGCAGCAGAAAGAGAAGTAGAACTATGCCCGGTTTCCCAAACATCATGCTCACTTTCAATCATCTTCGGAAACCCACAAAGCCCCTTATATTTCTTTAATGTATCAAAATCTTTAGCTCGTCCAGTTAAAATTTTATGAATATACGATTGGTGCCCTACATCCCAAATAATTTTATCTTTTGGACTATCGAATTCCTTATGAAGAGCAATCGTTAATTCGACGACACCTAAATTAGGACCGATATGACCGCCTGTTACCGATGTCTTTTCAACGAGAAATCGACGAATATCTGCACTTAATTCAACTAATTCCTCATTGCTCAAGCTCTTCAAAAATGAAGGGTCTTTTATAGATAGAAGATCCAAACAGGACCACTCACTTTCTGTCATTTTCGGCAAACAGCTATTACAAAGCAAGCATAACATAAACATTCATAACGCTAGTCCGAAAAATCTTTTTAAGTTGTTTTTATTTTTATTTATAAGTCATTATAATGTGTATTTTTCAATAAGCAAACCTTTATCGACTTATCGTACTTTTCAGCCTGGCAAAATCGAGTTCTATCTTCATTATACCAAAGCTTGTTCTATAGAGAGAATACGGTTTCTAAGTGAGGCTTTAGTATACGATAAGGTTGATTAACGATATGATGAAACACAGCCAATAGTAAAAATAGCCGCCTGCATCCAAAATGATTTCGGCGACTGTATACAATCATCACAAATTTAATTAGTTCCACATATTTTCGCATTACAATTATAGCATAAACCTTAATTCATCACAAATTCGTTACACAAATTAATGGTTGCGGTTTGCGATTAAATCAGTCAGTTCACTAAGTAGAATCATTGTAGGCAACTTAGTCTCTGCTAATGCGTCTTGAGCTAATTGAACCTGCTCTGCTAACTTCTCCTTTGCACCTTGTAACGTAAGCAGTGCTGGATAAGTACTTTTATGATTAGTCGTATCGCTGCCGACCGGTTTGCCAAGTACTTCTTCCGTTCCCTCAATATCGAGAATATCATCGCGGATTTGAAAGGCCAGTCCTAAGTGAAAAGCAAACTGCCGTAAATGCTGACGCTGCTCGACGCTCGCTCCTGCTAAAATAGCACCGGATAAAATACTAGCTGCTAATAGTTTACCTGTCTTATGTTCGTGAATGTATTCTAGCTGTTCAAGGGTCAATTGCTTATTTTCCCCTTCCATATCTGCAATTTGACCACCGACCATTCCTTCAGCTCCTGCAGATTTACTAACTTCTGAAATTAATTCTAATTTCATCTCTGGAGTTACTTCAGAATGAGTCATCTCTGCAATTAATTGAAAGCTATATGTAAGTAATGCATCACCGGCAAGTATAGCAACGGCCTCACCGAAAACTTTATGATTCGTTGGTTTACCACGACGAAGATCATCATCGTCCATACTAGGTAAATCATCGTGAATTAATGAATAAGTATGAATCATCTCAATGGCAGCAGCGACCGGAATAGCACGTTCTATATCTCGACCAAAGGAAGCTAATACAGCAAAAGTAAGCATTGGACGAATTCGTTTTCCCCCTGCCTCTAATGAATAAATCATTGCTTCTTTCACAATAGAAGGTGCCTGCAACTTTCTCACATACTCAACAACTTCCTTCTCAATAACCGCCTTATATTCTCTGGAAAACGTAGCATAGTCTAGCATCACGGTGTTTCCTCCTCTACAGTTGTAAAACTCTCTAATTGTCCATCTTCATTTAAGATTTCCGTTAATTGATCTTCTACCGATTTCAGTTTCATATGACAAAGACGAGATAAGTTCATTCCTTGTTTATAAATCGAGATAGCTTCTTCTAAAGGGACATCTCCCTCCTCTAACTTTTCTACGATTTGTTCTAAACTTTCCATTGCTTCTTCAAATGAAAGCTCTTGTTGATTCTTCACGACTCTACCTCCCCTTGAATTTCTTCAATTTTACATGTAAGTGTACCATCCTTAATCGAGACAGAAATCTTATCTCCTTTAGACACTTGCTTCGTGCTTTTAATGAGCTTCTCATCTTCCCCAAAGATTAGCCCGTATCCTCTTTCCATAATTTGCAGAGGATTGACGGCCGATAAAGTCGAGGTTATATGAACAAATGATTGAGTTTTTTGTTTTAAAATAGCCATCATGGCGCGATTCAAATTTTTATGACGCTGCTCTAATGATTGCTTTGAGCGTTGAAGAGCTTCTGCAGGATGCTGACGTCTTAAGGTGGCATCTATTTGTTCTAATGCTTCTTTCTTATTCATAAAATAGCGCTCACTATTTTTCTGTAAACGCTCCATAGCCCGGTCTAGTTGCTCTAGTTTTTGTTCATACATTTTTTGCGGGTAGCGAAACGCATACGATTTCTCTAACCTGGCTAAACGATTCGATTCGAAATGAATCCGTTCCTGTATGGAGCGTGTTAGACGATTTTTTCGGTTCATTAGTCGCTCCAGCACTTCATTCATATGAGGGACAGCCATCTCAGCTGCTCCTGTCGGTGTTGGCGCTCGCAGGTCCGCGACAAAATCAGCAATTGTAAAGTCTGTTTCATGACCGACTGCTGAAATGATAGGCAGATCAGAATCATAGATAGATTCGGCTACGATTTCTTCATTAAAAGCCCAAAGCTCTTCAATGGACCCTCCACCACGACCTACAATCAGCACATCCGCTTCTCTTCGCTCATTTGCCTTCGATATCGCTAAAGCAATAGATTTCGCAGCATTTACTCCTTGTACAAGTGCAGGATAAATAATCACTTTGGCAATCGGGTAACGACGCTTAATCGTTGTTAAAATATCTCTTAAAGCAGCTCCTGTAGGTGATGTAATAACCCCAACAGTATGAGGATAAGGAGGGATCACCTTCTTATGCTGCTCACTAAACATTCCTTTTTCCTCAAGCTTTTTCTTCAATTGCTCATAAGCTAAATATAGGTCACCAATTCCATCAGGGGCCATATGTTTTACATAGACTTGATACTGTCCACTCGCCTCATAAACCGTTACGTCACCGCGTACAAGTACCTTCATCCCATTTTCCGGAACAAACTTCATCCCTCTAGTATGGGCCGAAAACATGACGGCTAAAAGACGTGATTTTTCGTCTTTTAACGTAAAATACATATGCCCGCTTGTATGCTGCTTAAAATTCGAGATTTCCCCTCTTATATAAACATGCTGTAAATGCGGGTCCACATCGAATTTTCGTTTAATATATTTAGTTAGTGCCGAAACGCTCAAATATTGTTGTTCACTCATATTTTGAATTTCGTCTCCTTATAAGAAAAGCGCAAGGCGCCCGTTATCGCCGACAAGCATAAGATAAGCACTGATAGAAGACGTTCTTTGCCTTCCGAAGCGATTATCTAAACGATAGAGCCAATGGCGCCTAGAGCTAAACATTAAAACGTGTCAAACATTTTATACTTGCTTACATTATTAAAAAAGCGGCCTCTTGTTATTATAAAACAAGAAACCGCTTCATCGAAATATTTTAACGATTTTTTAACATTTTAAAGCAGATTGACGTACACTATATGCTTTTTGAGCTGATTCTATAGTGTTTTTCATTAGCATTGTAATCGTCATCGGTCCAACGCCTCCTGGCACTGGTGTTACATAGGAAGCTTTGCTTAACACATCTTCATAGTCAACGTCTCCGCATAGTTTCCCTTCTTCATTTCGGTTGATTCCTACGTCAATTACGACTGCACCCTCTTTAATATGCTCGCTCGTAATTGTATTTCTTCTACCAACCGCCGCAACAATGACATCAGCCTGTTTTGTGAAATAAGTCAAATCTTTTGTTTTAGAATGACAGTAAGTTACTGTCGCATTTGCATTTAATAGCAATTGTCCCATCGGTTTCCCAACAATATTGCTTCGGCCAACAACTACAACATGCTTGCCTTCCAAATCATAATTAATATGTTTGAGCATTACCA from Peribacillus asahii carries:
- the xseA gene encoding exodeoxyribonuclease VII large subunit, which gives rise to MSEQQYLSVSALTKYIKRKFDVDPHLQHVYIRGEISNFKQHTSGHMYFTLKDEKSRLLAVMFSAHTRGMKFVPENGMKVLVRGDVTVYEASGQYQVYVKHMAPDGIGDLYLAYEQLKKKLEEKGMFSEQHKKVIPPYPHTVGVITSPTGAALRDILTTIKRRYPIAKVIIYPALVQGVNAAKSIALAISKANERREADVLIVGRGGGSIEELWAFNEEIVAESIYDSDLPIISAVGHETDFTIADFVADLRAPTPTGAAEMAVPHMNEVLERLMNRKNRLTRSIQERIHFESNRLARLEKSYAFRYPQKMYEQKLEQLDRAMERLQKNSERYFMNKKEALEQIDATLRRQHPAEALQRSKQSLEQRHKNLNRAMMAILKQKTQSFVHITSTLSAVNPLQIMERGYGLIFGEDEKLIKSTKQVSKGDKISVSIKDGTLTCKIEEIQGEVES
- the ahrC gene encoding transcriptional regulator AhrC/ArgR, encoding MNKGQRHIKIRDIITNNDIETQDDLVDQLKSAGYNITQATVSRDIKELHLVKVPLPDGRYKYSLPADQRFNPQQKLKRMLVDAFVKIDAANNLLVMKMLPGNAQAICALIDNLNWEEILGTIGGDDTCLIICRSDKEAEMVAQKFLDML
- a CDS encoding exodeoxyribonuclease VII small subunit gives rise to the protein MKNQQELSFEEAMESLEQIVEKLEEGDVPLEEAISIYKQGMNLSRLCHMKLKSVEDQLTEILNEDGQLESFTTVEEETP
- the dxs gene encoding 1-deoxy-D-xylulose-5-phosphate synthase; the protein is MDLLSIKDPSFLKSLSNEELVELSADIRRFLVEKTSVTGGHIGPNLGVVELTIALHKEFDSPKDKIIWDVGHQSYIHKILTGRAKDFDTLKKYKGLCGFPKMIESEHDVWETGHSSTSLSAAMGMAAARDIKQEQSYILPVIGDGALTGGMALEALNHIGDEKKDMIVILNDNEMSIAPNVGALHSVLGRLRTDGKYNRAKDELEWLLKKIPAVGGKLAATAERLKDSLKYALVSGMFFEELGFTYLGPVDGHNYEDLFENFRYAKKIKGPVLLHVITKKGKGYTPAETDTTGNWHGTGPYKIETGDFVKSHSSGPAWSSLVSETVRKLARQDERIVAITPAMPVGSKLEGFASEFPERFYDVGIAEQHAATFAAGLATQKMKPFLAIYSTFLQRAYDQVVHDICRQNLNVFIGIDRAGLVGSDGETHQGVFDIAFLRHVPNIVLMMPKDENEGQHMVNTAIQYDDGPIAMRFPRGNGSGVPMDKELKQIPIGSWEVLKEGSDAVILTFGTTIPLAIKAATQLEKEGYSVKVVNARFIKPMDENMLNALLGSKLPILTIEEAVLQGGFGSAVMEHAQEQGFYGAIIDRMGIPDYFIEHGSVDELLEEIHLTAEAAVKKIKRMTPKKQKRA
- the folD gene encoding bifunctional methylenetetrahydrofolate dehydrogenase/methenyltetrahydrofolate cyclohydrolase FolD: MTAEIINGKEIAQAVRQEIREEVEQLKQKGLVPGLAVILVGDNQASQTYVRNKEKACADLGMHSVLIKKPATLSQEELIENINELNQDDSIHGILVQLPLPSHINEEAIIEAISPEKDVDGFHPINIGRMMTGQSAFLPCTPYGVMVMLKHINYDLEGKHVVVVGRSNIVGKPMGQLLLNANATVTYCHSKTKDLTYFTKQADVIVAAVGRRNTITSEHIKEGAVVIDVGINRNEEGKLCGDVDYEDVLSKASYVTPVPGGVGPMTITMLMKNTIESAQKAYSVRQSALKC
- the spoIVB gene encoding SpoIVB peptidase, producing MKFAMLNKVIGGILLISLLTLGLYQPLREVFLIPNHLVLFEGSHYNISTSLPVSAKHVNASTASVTIHKDDSAIMLDADKPGTNELLLDVAGLPVKKVDVQVLEDFKVVPGGQSIGVKLNTLGVLVVGHHLVATSEGKKSPGETAKIQVGDIITKINGQTIKKMGDVTPFVQEAGKKGEPLNFDIQRNQEKLKASLLPLKDKNEGTYKLGLYIRDSAAGIGTMTFYHPSSKKYGALGHVISDMDTKMPIVVKDGQVVQSTVTSIEKGSNGDPGEKLARFSSNREVIGNINRNSPFGIFGKLNQQIDNGIMDKEMPITLSHEVKEGPAKILTVVEGSEVEEFNVEIVSSIPQKFPAIKGMVLKVTDKELLKKTGGIVQGMSGSPIIQNGKLVGAVTHVFVNDPTSGYGVHIEWMLNEAGINIYEKPVVNKAS
- the recN gene encoding DNA repair protein RecN, whose translation is MLSELSIKNFAIIDSLAISLEKGLTVLTGETGAGKSIIIDAVHLLVGGRGSAEFIRHGETKAEIEGLFQIDEPQHPVFVKASEFGIDISDGMVVIRREMSTSGKSVCRVNGKLVTIATLREIGRTLIDIHGQHEHQELMDERLHLPLLDQFGGEEVMLALLEYEKLYKRYNTAQKQLKSLSQDEQQMVHRLDLIQFQFDEIQKADLKLHEDEQLLEERKKINNYEKIHEALQTSYNALNGEQHGLDWLSIAMHHLEEAANLDESLKNSSDIVSNSYFLLEDAISTIRDQLDSLDFDTERIDFIEGRLNEINQLKRKYGRTIEEIVEYGAKIEEEIETLLNRETHIAKLEKELNSIKADLLIEAKHLSSLRQTYAEQLTKKIKQELKELYMEKTVFEAHFHQTAHTFDETIDREINRTGLDVMEFYISTNPGEPLKPLSKIASGGEMSRIMLALKSIFSQHQGITSIIFDEVDTGVSGRVAQSIGEKIYKVATGSQVLCISHLPQVAAMADTHLFIAKKVTEGRTHTSVTPLAEEEKIKEIGRMIAGVEITDLTKQHANELIQQAHKIKVTS
- a CDS encoding TlyA family RNA methyltransferase, whose amino-acid sequence is MKVMKERLDVLLVQQGLAETREKAKRMIMAGLVYANEERYEKPGEKVPVDLEFSIKGKVMPYVSRGGLKLEKALKTFDVTVEGKILLDIGSSTGGFTDCALQNGAVMSYAVDVGYNQLAWKLRQDERVKVMERTNFRYVTPADLDGEMPKFASIDVSFISLTLILPVLKTLLVANSDVIALVKPQFEAGKDQVGKKGIVRDPKVHKEVLNKIITFAVKEGYDVQNASFSPITGGDGNIEFLLHLSWQGSKQTGENFLRQSVDEIVNEAHAQFKKE
- a CDS encoding polyprenyl synthetase family protein gives rise to the protein MLDYATFSREYKAVIEKEVVEYVRKLQAPSIVKEAMIYSLEAGGKRIRPMLTFAVLASFGRDIERAIPVAAAIEMIHTYSLIHDDLPSMDDDDLRRGKPTNHKVFGEAVAILAGDALLTYSFQLIAEMTHSEVTPEMKLELISEVSKSAGAEGMVGGQIADMEGENKQLTLEQLEYIHEHKTGKLLAASILSGAILAGASVEQRQHLRQFAFHLGLAFQIRDDILDIEGTEEVLGKPVGSDTTNHKSTYPALLTLQGAKEKLAEQVQLAQDALAETKLPTMILLSELTDLIANRNH